A genomic window from Slackia heliotrinireducens DSM 20476 includes:
- a CDS encoding protein kinase domain-containing protein, whose amino-acid sequence MAIKVFHHTERDVAGFALDRRVADFEYTRLCQMNGAGGHAPAPLAIGTVGEGDADRRVAIAMEYIEGVNIEQAVEGGWLTGGSRGLPNTGVVADVCSKACAALLSCSPVSNRDFSPRSLMVRRDAHAIRDVVVVDFGQSVDSRSSMVTPGMGNKRLATPCFGAPEVFGGPFYHQRNSRATDSYSIGCIAYYMRTGRPPFRALMCVDPTSPEGAASVVAAKRAPIAIEFVGGSEADSMLADVIRSCTDFCPSNRPSISSLETVFREIAAAGGVGSEAVAGIHPDNKTKDVTLPDACRRAVVSVAVGLVCGGVTALLPLAFEWVSGTVCLLF is encoded by the coding sequence GTGGCGATCAAGGTGTTCCACCACACTGAGAGGGACGTGGCAGGATTCGCACTCGACCGCAGGGTGGCCGACTTCGAGTATACCCGCCTGTGCCAGATGAACGGTGCCGGTGGCCATGCCCCGGCACCTCTCGCAATCGGAACGGTTGGTGAAGGCGACGCGGATAGGCGCGTGGCTATTGCCATGGAGTACATCGAGGGGGTCAACATCGAGCAGGCGGTCGAGGGAGGATGGCTAACGGGCGGCAGCCGCGGCCTCCCAAATACCGGCGTTGTTGCTGACGTATGTTCCAAGGCGTGCGCTGCGTTGCTTTCGTGTTCGCCCGTTTCGAACCGTGATTTCAGCCCGCGAAGCCTCATGGTAAGGAGGGATGCGCACGCGATAAGAGACGTTGTGGTGGTTGATTTCGGGCAATCTGTCGACAGCCGATCAAGCATGGTCACGCCAGGCATGGGCAATAAGCGGCTGGCTACGCCCTGCTTCGGCGCGCCAGAGGTATTCGGAGGACCGTTTTACCACCAAAGAAACTCAAGAGCCACGGACTCTTATTCGATAGGCTGTATCGCGTATTACATGCGCACCGGTCGACCGCCATTCCGAGCCCTCATGTGCGTCGATCCCACATCACCAGAGGGGGCGGCCAGCGTCGTTGCTGCAAAACGGGCCCCTATCGCCATCGAGTTCGTCGGCGGCTCCGAGGCCGACTCCATGCTTGCCGATGTGATTCGCAGCTGCACTGACTTCTGCCCCTCTAACAGGCCTTCTATCAGTTCCCTTGAGACGGTCTTTCGGGAGATTGCGGCTGCAGGTGGAGTCGGGAGCGAGGCTGTTGCTGGCATACATCCTGACAATAAGACAAAGGACGTCACCCTGCCAGACGCATGCCGAAGAGCTGTTGTGTCGGTTGCGGTTGGCCTTGTTTGTGGTGGCGTCACAGCTCTGCTCCCGCTGGCTTTCGAGTGGGTATCAGGAACGGTCTGCCTTCTTTTCTGA
- a CDS encoding leucine-rich repeat protein — MTLEIACELCGSNQLTRNADGTYQCDRCGTKYTLEAARQLMKGGAFRNNSADFVVEGGTLVRYTGADLNVVVPDGVITIGSRAFENTSIQSIVLPEGLVAIEGGSYNSSSFMRCRFLKSVRFPKSLEKIGKYAFCRCDALEQIEFCGEPAMAESFVDCPRLRTVRYASRVFIVPKFREDLSLGLGLSFDKDAPVKSNYQFDAIYVNGEKNHRL; from the coding sequence ATGACGCTAGAAATTGCCTGCGAATTGTGTGGGTCAAATCAGCTAACTCGGAATGCGGATGGCACTTATCAATGTGACCGTTGCGGAACGAAATACACGCTCGAAGCTGCAAGGCAGTTAATGAAGGGCGGAGCCTTCAGGAATAACAGCGCTGATTTCGTTGTTGAGGGTGGAACACTAGTCAGGTATACGGGCGCGGACTTGAATGTCGTAGTTCCGGACGGCGTGATAACGATAGGGTCGCGCGCGTTTGAGAATACTTCCATACAATCGATCGTTCTTCCAGAAGGCTTAGTTGCAATAGAGGGCGGAAGCTACAACTCTTCATCTTTTATGAGGTGCAGGTTCCTTAAGTCGGTCCGATTTCCTAAGTCTCTCGAAAAGATTGGCAAATATGCGTTCTGCCGCTGCGACGCATTGGAGCAAATAGAATTCTGCGGCGAGCCAGCAATGGCGGAATCCTTTGTCGATTGCCCTCGGCTTCGTACGGTGCGTTATGCCAGTCGGGTATTTATTGTGCCAAAGTTTCGAGAGGATCTTTCCCTTGGTTTGGGTTTGAGCTTTGACAAGGACGCCCCAGTTAAGTCGAACTATCAATTTGACGCCATATACGTTAATGGAGAAAAAAATCACCGCCTATAA
- the istB gene encoding IS21-like element helper ATPase IstB: MISRCERDAIGDAIRADARKLCISNDTVGWFLESATPRQLDAVAGMLAHEIAVRGRNRKARLLRKAAFPAVKSVADFDFADVRMPDGHTVEDMLSLDWVEKAQDYVFHGQTGRGKTHLAVALGMRCVERGLTVRYLPCAQLVLQLQRARDSGGLDTMYSDLAKADLLILDEFGYIPLDSDGARLLFQVISSSYESRSLILTTNIEFSKWGTVLADEKLAAAAVDRIVHHGRLVEFGGKSRRVEESLMLGNVKEG, from the coding sequence ATGATCAGCAGATGTGAGAGGGACGCCATCGGCGACGCCATCAGGGCCGACGCCAGGAAGCTTTGCATCTCCAACGACACGGTCGGCTGGTTCCTGGAATCGGCGACGCCGCGGCAGCTCGACGCGGTCGCCGGCATGTTGGCCCACGAGATAGCGGTCCGCGGGCGCAACCGCAAGGCGCGCCTGCTGCGCAAGGCCGCGTTCCCGGCCGTCAAGTCGGTCGCGGACTTCGACTTCGCCGACGTCAGGATGCCCGACGGGCACACGGTCGAGGACATGCTGTCGCTAGACTGGGTGGAAAAGGCGCAGGACTACGTCTTCCACGGCCAGACCGGGCGGGGGAAGACGCATCTGGCGGTGGCGCTCGGCATGAGGTGCGTCGAGCGCGGGCTCACGGTGCGCTATCTGCCGTGCGCGCAGCTCGTCCTGCAGCTCCAGAGGGCCAGGGACTCGGGCGGCCTCGACACGATGTACTCCGATCTGGCCAAGGCCGACCTCTTGATACTTGACGAGTTCGGTTACATTCCGCTTGACTCGGACGGGGCGAGGCTGCTGTTCCAGGTGATATCGAGCAGCTACGAGTCCAGGAGCCTGATCCTGACCACGAACATCGAGTTCAGCAAGTGGGGAACCGTCTTGGCTGACGAGAAGCTTGCGGCGGCCGCCGTCGACAGGATCGTGCACCACGGCAGGCTCGTGGAGTTCGGCGGCAAGAGCAGGAGAGTCGAGGAATCGCTCATGCTAGGAAACGTGAAGGAGGGTTAG
- the istA gene encoding IS21 family transposase — translation MSKVQDIRRMRREGESIAGISRATGVSEPTVRKYLKPQDLSPKMPVRAKGPSVMDEYSSIVDSWLEADRGVWHKQRHTAQRVWERLVEEEGATMSYSTVRRYVKDWKDAHKGEGDGFLDQVGLPADMQVDFGQADFYVVGVRTRLHHLVCDFPFSNMGLAQVFPGENAECACEGLMAVFSYIGGVPRRIIFDNATGVGRKMCGVIRTSKLFAAFAAHFGFEYVFCNADAGNEKGGVENKVGALRRRLFVPLPHFDNIRSYNARLLDKCTELADKEHCVKGEPESQLFMEDRFALLPLPDAPFKAVSWQRMKADKYGNVVLDGRHRYSSAPEFGGRELIVGRCAFDVEIYDSDGARVATHARAYGDRPTESVEPASQLPLLCRKPNGWPNSRVRASMPDDLREWADSLDSEPRKEFLRVLRDVTAESGYGPAVEAAARIVELGGAPDRASVTVLAAGICNGRGVVDYADPVDMSDYDAAFAAIGGGSHDQQM, via the coding sequence ATGTCCAAAGTTCAGGATATACGAAGGATGCGAAGGGAGGGTGAATCCATAGCGGGAATATCGAGGGCGACGGGCGTTTCGGAGCCGACCGTGCGCAAGTACCTCAAGCCGCAGGATCTCTCCCCGAAGATGCCCGTGAGGGCGAAGGGGCCGTCGGTGATGGACGAGTACTCGTCGATCGTCGACTCGTGGCTCGAGGCCGACCGTGGCGTTTGGCACAAGCAGCGCCACACCGCCCAGCGCGTCTGGGAACGGCTCGTCGAGGAGGAGGGAGCGACGATGTCGTACAGCACCGTCAGGCGATACGTCAAGGATTGGAAGGACGCGCACAAAGGCGAAGGCGACGGGTTCCTCGACCAGGTCGGGCTTCCCGCCGACATGCAGGTCGACTTCGGCCAGGCCGATTTCTACGTGGTCGGCGTGCGGACCCGTCTGCACCACCTGGTCTGCGACTTCCCGTTCTCCAACATGGGGCTGGCGCAGGTTTTCCCCGGCGAGAACGCCGAGTGCGCGTGCGAGGGCCTGATGGCCGTGTTCTCCTACATCGGCGGTGTTCCCAGGCGCATCATCTTCGACAACGCCACCGGCGTCGGGCGCAAGATGTGCGGCGTCATCAGGACCTCGAAGCTGTTCGCCGCGTTCGCCGCCCACTTCGGCTTCGAGTACGTGTTCTGCAACGCGGACGCGGGAAACGAGAAGGGCGGCGTCGAGAACAAGGTGGGCGCGCTGCGCCGCCGGCTGTTCGTCCCGCTGCCGCACTTCGACAACATCCGGTCCTACAACGCGCGGCTGCTGGACAAGTGCACGGAGCTCGCGGACAAGGAGCACTGCGTCAAGGGCGAGCCGGAATCCCAGCTGTTCATGGAGGACCGCTTCGCGCTGCTGCCGCTGCCCGACGCGCCGTTCAAGGCGGTGAGCTGGCAGAGGATGAAGGCCGACAAGTACGGCAACGTCGTGCTCGACGGGCGCCACCGCTACTCGAGCGCGCCCGAGTTCGGCGGGCGCGAGCTCATCGTGGGCAGGTGCGCCTTCGACGTCGAGATATACGATTCCGACGGCGCGCGCGTAGCGACGCACGCGCGCGCCTACGGCGACCGCCCCACCGAGTCGGTCGAACCGGCGAGCCAGCTGCCGCTGCTGTGCCGCAAGCCGAACGGCTGGCCGAACAGCCGCGTCAGGGCGTCGATGCCCGACGACCTGCGGGAATGGGCCGATTCCCTCGACTCCGAGCCGCGCAAGGAGTTCCTGCGGGTGCTGCGGGACGTGACCGCCGAGAGCGGCTACGGGCCGGCCGTCGAGGCCGCCGCCCGCATCGTCGAGCTGGGCGGTGCGCCCGATAGGGCCTCGGTGACCGTGCTCGCCGCCGGCATCTGCAACGGCCGCGGAGTCGTGGACTACGCCGACCCCGTCGACATGTCCGACTACGACGCGGCTTTCGCCGCGATCGGGGGCGGTTCCCATGATCAGCAGATGTGA
- the istB gene encoding IS21-like element helper ATPase IstB, which translates to MAALDESSPYLRAQSNLSELRLDRMCAAMPDYVRMVGDGERDFAQALAEMTESEVAARRERVMRQRVRSSGFPYVKTLSDFDWSFQPSVPRAKVEELATLRFVDRAENALFVGSPGVGKTHLAIAIGIEAVRAGREVRFVDCAKLVEDLKDASSRGILKNRLKYYAHSKLLIIDELGYLDIDEHGADLMFQLVSTRYEQRSTIITTNVGIGGWANVFGDDVAASAIADRVCHHCTLIKITGRSYRLKDLPADKRRED; encoded by the coding sequence GTGGCGGCGCTGGACGAGTCGAGCCCCTACCTGCGGGCGCAGTCCAACCTCTCCGAGCTCAGGCTCGACCGGATGTGCGCGGCCATGCCCGACTACGTGCGCATGGTGGGCGACGGGGAGCGCGACTTCGCGCAGGCCCTGGCCGAGATGACGGAGTCCGAGGTGGCCGCCAGGCGCGAGAGGGTGATGCGCCAGCGGGTGCGCTCGTCGGGCTTTCCCTACGTCAAGACGCTCTCGGACTTCGACTGGTCGTTCCAGCCGAGCGTGCCCAGGGCCAAGGTGGAGGAGCTCGCGACGCTCAGGTTCGTCGACCGGGCGGAGAACGCCCTGTTCGTGGGCAGCCCGGGCGTTGGCAAGACCCACCTCGCGATAGCCATCGGCATCGAGGCGGTGAGGGCCGGCCGCGAGGTGCGCTTCGTCGACTGCGCGAAGCTCGTCGAGGACCTGAAGGACGCGTCCTCGCGCGGGATACTCAAGAACAGGCTGAAGTACTACGCGCACTCCAAGCTGCTGATCATCGACGAGCTGGGCTACCTCGACATCGACGAGCACGGCGCGGACCTCATGTTCCAGCTGGTGTCGACGCGCTACGAGCAGCGCTCGACCATCATCACCACCAACGTCGGCATCGGCGGCTGGGCGAACGTGTTCGGCGACGACGTGGCCGCGAGCGCCATAGCGGACAGGGTCTGCCACCACTGCACGCTGATAAAGATAACGGGGAGGTCGTACAGGCTCAAGGACCTGCCCGCCGACAAGAGGAGGGAGGACTGA
- the istA gene encoding IS21 family transposase yields the protein MGELNMYRQLGIKPNFTRIGEKYGLHRQTVAKYWNQGEEVEDRRRDKASAFDEFRDVIERKAALPGVTKKAIHEFLLDRHPEAGLPKYGSFTKYCRKHGIECASEAEPDAHPRFETPPGRQLQFDWKEGLRMVDVNGEVFEFNVFSAVLAYSRAHRFIYSRTRTEDDLLACLLATFVRFGGIPDEAITDNMGALVTFAGGRRVKSERAWRFAREASFELKLCRASTPQTKGKDESSNRFVNRLLAYDRDFEGERGLIDAIARIEARSNAEPNDTTGLPPAVLFMREKEHLRPVGNLRLLQEMVGDVSVQTVPATMLVRAAGRQWSVPRACIGKKVSVLAMPSGQVRVTLDGEEVAVHDASAAAGPIVYAEDHYVEAMSGKAWFGDSDIREAARANLELLDRLGGE from the coding sequence ATGGGGGAGCTGAACATGTACAGGCAGCTCGGCATCAAGCCCAACTTCACCCGGATAGGAGAGAAATACGGGCTGCACAGGCAGACCGTGGCGAAGTACTGGAACCAGGGAGAGGAGGTCGAGGACCGCAGGCGCGACAAGGCGAGCGCGTTCGACGAGTTCAGGGACGTGATAGAGCGCAAGGCGGCCCTGCCGGGCGTCACCAAGAAGGCGATCCACGAGTTCCTGCTCGACCGCCATCCCGAGGCGGGGCTGCCCAAGTACGGGTCGTTCACCAAGTACTGCCGCAAGCACGGCATCGAGTGCGCCTCGGAGGCCGAGCCGGACGCGCACCCGCGCTTCGAGACGCCGCCGGGGCGCCAGCTGCAGTTCGACTGGAAGGAGGGCCTGCGGATGGTCGACGTCAACGGCGAGGTCTTCGAGTTCAACGTCTTCAGCGCCGTGCTGGCCTACTCGCGGGCCCACCGCTTCATCTACTCGAGGACGCGCACGGAGGACGACCTGCTCGCATGCCTGCTGGCCACGTTCGTGCGCTTCGGCGGGATACCCGACGAGGCCATAACCGACAACATGGGCGCGCTCGTCACGTTCGCGGGCGGCAGGCGCGTCAAGTCCGAGCGCGCGTGGCGGTTCGCGCGCGAGGCCAGCTTCGAGCTGAAGCTCTGCCGCGCGTCGACGCCCCAGACCAAGGGCAAGGACGAGAGCTCGAACAGGTTTGTGAACAGGCTGCTCGCCTACGACCGCGACTTCGAGGGCGAGCGGGGTCTGATCGACGCCATCGCCCGCATCGAGGCGCGCAGCAACGCCGAGCCCAACGACACGACGGGGCTGCCGCCGGCGGTGCTGTTCATGAGGGAGAAGGAGCACCTGCGCCCCGTCGGAAACCTGCGCCTGCTGCAGGAGATGGTCGGGGACGTGAGCGTCCAGACCGTCCCGGCGACCATGCTCGTGCGCGCCGCGGGGCGCCAATGGTCGGTCCCGCGCGCCTGCATCGGCAAGAAGGTCAGCGTCCTCGCCATGCCGTCCGGCCAGGTGCGCGTGACGCTCGACGGCGAGGAGGTGGCGGTGCACGACGCCTCGGCCGCCGCCGGCCCCATCGTCTACGCCGAGGACCACTACGTCGAGGCGATGTCGGGCAAGGCCTGGTTCGGCGATTCCGACATACGCGAGGCGGCCCGCGCGAACCTCGAGCTCCTCGACCGGCTGGGGGGCGAGTGA
- a CDS encoding IS110 family transposase, whose amino-acid sequence MAHVTSIGLDVHARSIKACAFNPFTGEVARRSFAYAPSEVAAWIASFEAPKAVYESGVTGFHLQRELEALGVDCVIGAVSKMDKPAADRRKKTDRRDAAFLARQLALGTVTEVHVPDPECEACRDISRALEDAREDVAACKQRLSKMLLRYGYVYDEVNERGQRKKAWTKAHWAWIESIRLAEPAAQEALDYYVDRCRRAIDEKRALAAKVAAHASGPRWKPEVDALRLFKGVEVVTAFAFACEVDGFSRFRDTATMKIDS is encoded by the coding sequence ATGGCACATGTTACCTCCATCGGACTAGACGTGCACGCCAGATCGATCAAGGCGTGCGCCTTCAACCCGTTCACAGGGGAGGTCGCGCGGCGCTCTTTCGCGTACGCCCCCTCGGAGGTGGCCGCATGGATCGCCTCCTTCGAGGCCCCCAAGGCGGTCTACGAGTCCGGCGTGACCGGGTTCCACCTGCAGCGGGAGCTCGAGGCGCTCGGCGTCGACTGCGTGATCGGCGCCGTGTCCAAGATGGACAAGCCGGCGGCCGACAGGCGCAAGAAGACCGACAGGCGCGACGCCGCCTTCCTCGCGAGGCAGCTCGCCCTCGGCACCGTGACGGAGGTGCACGTCCCCGACCCCGAGTGCGAGGCCTGCCGCGACATCTCCCGCGCCCTGGAGGACGCGCGCGAGGACGTCGCCGCGTGCAAGCAGCGCCTCTCGAAGATGCTCCTGCGCTACGGCTACGTCTACGACGAGGTCAACGAGAGGGGGCAGCGGAAGAAGGCGTGGACGAAGGCGCACTGGGCCTGGATCGAGTCGATAAGGCTGGCGGAGCCGGCCGCGCAGGAGGCCCTCGACTACTACGTCGACCGCTGCAGGCGGGCCATCGACGAGAAGCGCGCGCTGGCGGCGAAGGTCGCGGCACACGCGTCCGGGCCGCGGTGGAAGCCCGAGGTCGACGCGCTCAGGCTGTTCAAGGGCGTCGAGGTCGTGACGGCCTTCGCCTTCGCGTGCGAGGTCGACGGCTTCTCGAGGTTCCGTGATACCGCTACCATGAAAATCGACAGTTAG
- a CDS encoding transposase, producing MLERYQWVDRAAVAELCVTGTSTRKVHKVERVTSIEWISKDWASAVCEHLDSEAGKLAGCTLAGRRMPYLWVGTTYARGRCEQSVASKVAVTAIGCNEDGWCHVPGVVVGVESHG from the coding sequence GTGCTCGAGCGATACCAGTGGGTCGACCGCGCGGCCGTGGCGGAATTGTGCGTGACCGGCACAAGCACGCGCAAGGTGCATAAGGTGGAGCGGGTCACGAGCATCGAGTGGATCTCGAAGGATTGGGCGAGCGCGGTTTGTGAGCACCTGGACTCCGAGGCGGGGAAACTCGCGGGGTGTACCCTCGCCGGTCGACGCATGCCGTACCTGTGGGTGGGCACGACCTATGCGAGGGGCAGGTGCGAACAGAGCGTGGCCTCCAAAGTCGCTGTGACTGCCATCGGCTGCAACGAGGACGGCTGGTGTCACGTGCCTGGGGTCGTCGTAGGGGTCGAGAGCCACGGATAG
- a CDS encoding IS1595 family transposase gives MSTRTNPFAKRVNALDEGDFALLQEAVETRRCRESVGVGDYDEAADEWRPRPPCPRCGSGETVGRGRTGAGRRFWECRDCGRKYTSLAGTIFESSKKPLSAWVLFIRLMCYNVQLDAAAELCGMSHQTAWEWRHRVMSTIDGYQDRIVLRDKVWIDEMYVTDSDLKGGPGWRPKRGLSKDKVCIAVAIDVHKNVVAVRCGHGKPSARRIKDALQASIAEGSEIFHDMEKSHKSLVKAVKGVDRPYKADTKDPEYLEKMAMVNNLCSWIRRYLHGYVGMDVKNLQSYLNWYAYLFRVKRAEEKWPKVERVLRHLFMADATFRSSRKRGHAYVG, from the coding sequence ATGTCCACCCGTACGAACCCGTTCGCGAAGCGGGTCAACGCCCTCGATGAGGGCGATTTCGCGCTCTTGCAAGAGGCCGTCGAGACGAGAAGGTGCCGCGAGTCCGTCGGCGTCGGAGATTACGACGAGGCTGCCGACGAGTGGAGGCCCCGGCCCCCGTGCCCGAGATGCGGTTCCGGCGAGACCGTCGGCCGAGGCCGCACGGGTGCCGGCCGCAGGTTCTGGGAATGCCGCGACTGCGGTCGCAAGTACACGTCGTTGGCCGGCACGATATTCGAATCCTCGAAGAAGCCCCTGTCCGCATGGGTCCTCTTCATCCGCCTCATGTGCTACAACGTGCAGCTCGACGCTGCGGCGGAGCTCTGCGGGATGTCGCACCAGACGGCCTGGGAGTGGCGCCACCGGGTCATGAGCACGATAGACGGCTACCAGGACCGCATCGTCCTGCGGGACAAGGTCTGGATAGACGAGATGTACGTCACGGACTCCGACCTGAAGGGAGGCCCGGGCTGGAGGCCGAAGAGGGGCCTGAGCAAGGACAAGGTCTGCATAGCGGTCGCGATCGACGTCCACAAGAACGTGGTCGCCGTGCGCTGCGGCCACGGCAAGCCCTCGGCCAGGCGCATCAAGGACGCGCTGCAGGCCAGCATCGCCGAGGGCTCCGAGATCTTCCACGACATGGAGAAGTCCCACAAGTCGCTGGTGAAGGCCGTGAAGGGCGTCGACCGGCCCTACAAGGCCGACACGAAGGACCCGGAGTACCTCGAGAAGATGGCGATGGTGAACAACCTGTGCTCCTGGATCAGGCGCTACCTGCACGGCTACGTCGGCATGGACGTCAAGAACCTGCAGTCATATCTGAACTGGTACGCGTACCTGTTCAGGGTCAAGCGGGCCGAGGAGAAATGGCCCAAAGTGGAAAGGGTGCTCCGCCATTTGTTCATGGCCGACGCCACTTTCCGCAGCTCGCGCAAGCGCGGTCACGCCTACGTTGGTTGA
- a CDS encoding PP2C family protein-serine/threonine phosphatase, which produces MSDHTEIRIEAAGFTDVGPAREENQDAIILPGSICLGSESHAEWNGKTSQEAVSFAVIDGMGGYKGGKNAAALCATFLSTHHIPPSDGEATEMLKGLSRKIAHSGEARGTPRMGAAFAMLTFRDNEVSFINVGDCRIYCIWGNSMGQMTIDDRIDDNSPGITQAIGPTENPNAHFYTQVLRAGKLRYLLCSDGVWGTLGNERLKQLAMSSRHPGDGCSCILERLYQLESSDNCSLIIVDIDTENVGANTISQSKLDSHSM; this is translated from the coding sequence ATGAGCGACCATACAGAAATTCGCATCGAGGCCGCCGGCTTTACAGACGTCGGCCCAGCCAGAGAAGAAAATCAAGATGCGATTATTCTCCCAGGCTCGATTTGTTTGGGCAGCGAATCCCATGCCGAATGGAACGGAAAAACCAGCCAAGAGGCAGTATCCTTTGCTGTCATCGACGGAATGGGCGGTTATAAGGGAGGAAAAAACGCAGCGGCACTTTGCGCTACATTCCTTTCGACGCACCACATACCCCCAAGCGACGGCGAGGCAACTGAGATGCTTAAGGGCCTGTCGAGGAAGATTGCACACTCTGGAGAGGCGCGGGGCACCCCCCGAATGGGTGCTGCTTTTGCCATGTTGACTTTCCGTGACAACGAAGTCAGCTTTATCAATGTTGGCGATTGTCGAATCTACTGCATCTGGGGCAATTCCATGGGTCAAATGACCATTGATGACCGTATCGACGATAATTCCCCCGGGATTACGCAGGCCATCGGGCCAACCGAAAACCCTAACGCCCACTTCTATACCCAAGTTCTTCGAGCTGGGAAACTACGGTATTTGCTCTGTTCAGATGGCGTATGGGGCACCTTGGGAAACGAACGCCTGAAGCAGCTGGCAATGAGTTCACGCCATCCAGGGGATGGTTGCTCTTGTATCCTAGAAAGGCTATACCAACTTGAATCCAGCGATAATTGCTCACTGATAATTGTCGACATAGACACGGAAAACGTCGGCGCGAATACCATCTCGCAATCGAAGCTTGATTCTCACAGCATGTAG
- a CDS encoding FHA domain-containing protein has protein sequence MMTCPLCGKRHKAGTDYCPVLLTAIPVSKPLDTPSEQERTNEAGHDKTDNRNFATCPNCGYTGIAGEECDQCGQTILIGDRVLALMPDGSSILLPTSEETVIGRESHNEKVANSLSHCDGVSRRHCTLRFDPQGTCVTVIDLGSTNGTWIGDDGEPLMPNEMFTGRLPLEIHLGNRAVVVLRAE, from the coding sequence ATGATGACCTGCCCGTTGTGTGGCAAACGGCATAAAGCAGGAACAGATTACTGCCCAGTCTTGCTAACGGCGATTCCAGTTTCAAAACCTCTGGATACGCCGTCGGAGCAAGAGCGCACAAATGAAGCGGGGCACGATAAAACTGATAATCGTAATTTCGCAACTTGCCCAAATTGCGGTTATACAGGTATCGCTGGCGAAGAATGCGACCAGTGCGGTCAAACCATCCTTATTGGCGACAGGGTCTTAGCGTTAATGCCAGACGGCTCAAGCATCCTTCTTCCAACATCCGAGGAAACCGTGATAGGACGAGAATCGCATAACGAGAAGGTAGCAAATTCATTGAGTCATTGCGACGGTGTATCGAGAAGGCATTGCACTCTACGGTTCGACCCCCAAGGAACATGCGTGACGGTAATCGACCTTGGGTCAACCAACGGCACATGGATTGGTGACGACGGAGAGCCCTTGATGCCAAATGAAATGTTCACTGGAAGGCTTCCTCTTGAGATACATCTTGGCAATCGAGCGGTCGTTGTTTTGCGGGCGGAGTGA
- a CDS encoding 4Fe-4S cluster-binding domain-containing protein, with protein MSIQISRIAFPITSLGPGRYLGLWVQGCSIACPGCISKDTWDKQGGTSADEQWLSDLIIKTIREENLDGIVVTGGEPTEQASSLEQVLSLVTEKLPGMRVVMFSGIPREDLLANHATLISSIDLAICGPYISDLPSQRPLIASENQQYAICSDRGYELLTNASTTNVVNSIQVNINDGDVTMVGLPFPHGMEALEEELQSRGIVFGEVSWKK; from the coding sequence ATGAGCATTCAGATATCCCGTATAGCATTTCCCATTACATCTTTAGGGCCTGGCCGATATCTCGGTTTATGGGTGCAGGGATGCAGTATCGCATGCCCAGGTTGTATTTCGAAAGACACCTGGGATAAGCAAGGAGGGACGTCCGCAGATGAGCAGTGGCTTTCCGATTTGATAATTAAAACCATACGCGAAGAAAATCTCGACGGCATTGTTGTAACGGGCGGAGAACCAACCGAGCAAGCGAGCTCCCTTGAGCAGGTCCTGTCGTTAGTTACCGAAAAGCTGCCCGGCATGAGGGTTGTTATGTTCTCCGGAATCCCACGGGAAGATCTATTAGCGAATCACGCAACACTCATTTCGTCTATCGATTTGGCAATATGTGGTCCATACATATCCGACCTCCCTTCACAAAGGCCATTAATTGCTTCGGAAAACCAGCAATACGCCATTTGTTCAGATCGAGGATACGAGTTGCTTACGAATGCTTCGACGACGAACGTCGTGAACAGTATTCAAGTTAACATCAATGATGGCGACGTCACCATGGTGGGCCTGCCATTCCCCCATGGGATGGAGGCGTTAGAAGAAGAGCTGCAAAGTAGAGGAATAGTGTTTGGTGAGGTATCTTGGAAGAAATGA